Proteins from one Chitinophaga oryzae genomic window:
- the araA gene encoding L-arabinose isomerase, with amino-acid sequence MALIRITANKLHGMIDLKKLEIWLVTGSQHLYGEAALQQVAQHSREIAAAVNDDSHIPVTVVCKPIVTTPEEIYAVCMDANAAAGCIGVVVWMHTFSPAKMWIRGLKALKKPVCHLHTQYNRDIPWSEIDMDFMNLNQSAHGDRELGFMMSRMRMNRKVITGHWKDPEVLGELGAWARVAAGWHDWQGARFVRFGDNMRYVAVTDGDKVEAESVFGFACNTHGIGDLVAVINSVPDHAVKALVDEYADAYTISAALLNDAALKDAARIELGLKAFLEDGQYKGFSDTFEDLHGMIQLPGIAVQRLMQAGYGFAGEGDWKTAALVRAMKVMGSGLPGGNSFMEDYTYHFDPQNPMVLGAHMLEICASIAEGKPSCEKHPLGIGGKADPVRLVFNTAAGAAINASLVDMGNRFRLLVNEVEAVTPPHDLPKLPVARVLWKPYPDMKKACTAWILAGGAHHTCFSQNLTSVHLQDFADMAGIEMVLIDKHTELRAFRNELRWNDAAY; translated from the coding sequence ATGGCCCTGATTCGTATTACGGCCAATAAACTACATGGTATGATCGATCTGAAGAAATTAGAGATCTGGCTGGTGACCGGAAGCCAGCACTTATACGGAGAAGCAGCCCTGCAACAGGTAGCTCAGCACAGCCGGGAAATAGCCGCTGCCGTGAATGACGATAGTCATATCCCCGTTACCGTCGTCTGTAAACCGATCGTTACCACCCCCGAAGAGATTTATGCCGTATGCATGGATGCCAATGCGGCGGCCGGCTGTATCGGCGTGGTGGTATGGATGCACACGTTTTCTCCCGCCAAAATGTGGATACGGGGCCTGAAAGCCCTGAAGAAACCGGTCTGCCATCTGCATACGCAGTACAACAGGGATATCCCGTGGAGCGAAATAGACATGGACTTCATGAACCTCAACCAGAGCGCGCACGGTGACAGGGAGCTGGGATTTATGATGAGCCGCATGCGCATGAACCGGAAAGTGATCACTGGTCACTGGAAAGACCCGGAGGTGCTGGGGGAACTGGGCGCCTGGGCCCGCGTGGCTGCCGGCTGGCACGACTGGCAGGGCGCGCGCTTCGTCCGCTTTGGCGACAACATGCGCTATGTGGCGGTGACCGACGGCGATAAAGTAGAAGCGGAATCCGTATTCGGTTTCGCCTGCAACACACATGGCATCGGCGACCTGGTGGCCGTGATCAACAGCGTTCCGGACCATGCCGTGAAGGCGCTGGTGGACGAGTACGCAGACGCCTATACGATCAGTGCCGCGCTGTTAAACGATGCAGCCCTGAAAGATGCCGCCAGGATAGAGCTGGGGCTGAAAGCTTTCCTGGAAGACGGCCAGTATAAAGGTTTCTCCGATACGTTTGAAGACCTGCACGGGATGATACAGTTGCCGGGCATTGCGGTGCAACGGCTCATGCAGGCAGGATACGGTTTTGCCGGTGAGGGCGACTGGAAGACGGCTGCCCTGGTGCGCGCCATGAAAGTGATGGGCAGCGGCCTGCCGGGAGGCAATTCGTTTATGGAAGATTATACCTATCATTTTGATCCGCAAAACCCCATGGTGCTGGGTGCGCACATGCTGGAAATATGCGCGTCCATCGCTGAGGGTAAACCTTCCTGCGAGAAACATCCGCTGGGCATAGGCGGTAAAGCGGACCCGGTAAGGCTGGTATTTAACACTGCGGCAGGTGCTGCCATCAACGCATCGCTTGTGGACATGGGCAACAGGTTCCGGCTGCTGGTGAACGAAGTGGAGGCGGTAACGCCACCGCACGATCTTCCGAAGCTGCCCGTGGCACGGGTATTATGGAAGCCTTACCCGGACATGAAAAAAGCCTGCACCGCATGGATACTGGCCGGCGGCGCACATCATACCTGCTTCAGCCAGAACCTGACATCCGTTCACCTGCAGGATTTTGCCGACATGGCGGGCATTGAAATGGTGCTGATAGATAAACATACGGAGCTGAGGGCTTTCCGCAATGAGTTGCGCTGGAACGATGCCGCTTATTAA
- a CDS encoding cellulase family glycosylhydrolase: MQRTNVRHYVRSCIRTAVQLLVLLFAGLQLSAQLPSAQSIAGKMKVGWNLGNTLEAICGENAWGGVVTQTTIDAVKASGFNTIRLPVAWDCHSTNGVIDPAWMARVKEVVDYCMRDSLYIIVNIHWDNGWLENNVTPAAQAQVNAKQQSYWTQIANAFKNYNEHLLFASANEPAVNDATGMSVLLSYHQTFINAVRATGGNNSSRTLVIQGPSTNIDKTNTLMNTMPTDPIANRLMMEIHYYEPAQFTLITKDETWGKMFYYWGANYHSTTDASRNATWGEESFMDAQLDLMKTKFIDKGIPVIIGEFAAIRRTLNPPSDQALHNASRWHFYDYLVSSARAKGLIPICWDINKEMYDRGTGVVLDQETISTIMKAAGVTPGYVRLANRATGLLADGMYRSANGANTGQWSYSGSDAQQWTVEAADGYVRLKNRATGLYLDGLGRTADGSVAGLWSFSSSYNQQWKTEATGNYIKLKNRATGLYLDGLGQTANGADLAQWSGSSSYNQQWTMTGVALPAAALPGAAATADMARPSADELNVYPNPFTNTFRITAGKQDKIERITIIDASGKPVMVKVQPSPADLLAVGAALKTGTYVVVVKGRGWTKKSKVVKMVP, from the coding sequence ATGCAACGCACAAATGTCAGGCATTATGTCCGCAGTTGTATCCGCACAGCGGTACAGCTGCTGGTCCTGCTTTTTGCAGGTCTGCAACTGTCAGCCCAGTTGCCCTCTGCGCAATCTATTGCCGGTAAGATGAAAGTGGGCTGGAACCTTGGTAACACGCTGGAAGCTATATGCGGCGAGAACGCATGGGGCGGCGTTGTTACGCAAACCACCATCGATGCCGTGAAAGCTTCCGGCTTTAATACCATCAGGCTGCCCGTTGCCTGGGACTGCCACAGTACCAACGGGGTGATTGACCCCGCGTGGATGGCCCGCGTAAAGGAAGTGGTGGACTACTGCATGCGCGACAGCCTCTATATCATCGTTAATATCCACTGGGACAACGGCTGGCTGGAAAACAACGTTACCCCGGCCGCCCAGGCGCAGGTGAATGCCAAACAGCAAAGTTACTGGACGCAGATCGCCAACGCCTTTAAGAACTACAACGAGCACCTGCTGTTTGCCAGCGCCAACGAGCCCGCCGTTAACGATGCCACCGGCATGTCCGTGCTGTTGTCTTACCATCAGACATTTATCAATGCCGTGCGGGCCACCGGGGGGAATAACAGTTCCCGTACGCTGGTTATCCAGGGGCCTTCCACCAATATCGATAAGACGAACACCCTGATGAATACCATGCCCACTGATCCCATTGCCAACCGGTTGATGATGGAGATACATTATTATGAGCCTGCCCAGTTTACGCTGATCACCAAAGATGAAACCTGGGGGAAGATGTTCTACTATTGGGGCGCCAACTACCATTCCACTACAGACGCCTCCCGCAACGCCACCTGGGGCGAAGAGAGTTTTATGGACGCTCAGCTGGACCTCATGAAAACCAAGTTCATCGACAAGGGGATACCCGTGATCATCGGGGAGTTCGCCGCCATCAGGAGAACGCTTAATCCTCCTTCCGATCAGGCGTTGCACAACGCTTCCCGGTGGCATTTCTACGACTACCTGGTGAGTTCGGCGAGAGCAAAGGGACTTATTCCTATCTGCTGGGATATCAATAAAGAGATGTACGACCGTGGCACCGGCGTTGTGCTGGACCAGGAAACTATTTCCACCATTATGAAAGCTGCGGGCGTTACGCCGGGCTATGTACGGCTGGCTAACCGCGCCACCGGGCTGCTGGCGGACGGCATGTACAGGAGTGCCAACGGCGCCAATACAGGGCAGTGGAGTTATAGCGGCAGTGATGCGCAACAATGGACCGTGGAAGCCGCCGACGGTTATGTACGGCTGAAAAACCGCGCTACGGGACTGTACCTCGACGGGCTGGGAAGAACGGCTGACGGGTCAGTGGCCGGGCTGTGGAGTTTTAGCAGCAGTTACAACCAGCAATGGAAAACCGAAGCGACCGGCAATTATATCAAACTAAAAAACCGGGCCACCGGCCTCTATCTCGATGGACTGGGGCAAACGGCCAATGGCGCGGACCTGGCGCAGTGGTCGGGCAGCAGCAGCTATAACCAGCAATGGACCATGACCGGCGTGGCTTTGCCCGCAGCGGCTTTGCCCGGGGCAGCTGCCACCGCTGATATGGCCCGTCCGTCTGCCGATGAGCTGAACGTATATCCCAACCCTTTTACCAATACCTTCCGCATTACCGCCGGCAAACAGGATAAAATAGAACGGATTACAATTATCGACGCTTCCGGGAAGCCTGTAATGGTAAAAGTCCAGCCGTCGCCGGCAGACCTCCTGGCCGTAGGCGCAGCACTGAAAACAGGCACTTATGTAGTGGTGGTAAAGGGGAGAGGCTGGACGAAAAAGTCCAAAGTGGTCAAAATGGTCCCATAG
- a CDS encoding sodium:solute symporter family transporter: MKNVLSANDILVFVTYFIVVAVYGYWVYRKKKTANPDAKDFFLAEGSLTWWAIGASLIASNISAEQFIGMSGDGFFVGIAVAAYEWIAAIALIIIAVWFIPIYLKNKIYTMPQFLKTRYNETVALIMAVFWLFLYVFVNLTSILYLGALAINGLLGGEYLHIVMIALSVFAIVITLGGMKVIGYTDVIQVSVLIIGGLATTYMALTLVSEHFGLGRNALAGFTALMKDAPDHFHMILDKPDATSSQEYINKYLVLPGVLMYAAGQWIVNLNYWGCNQYITQRALGANLQTARNGILFAGLLKIMMPIIVMLPGIAAYVLHKNGQLPGLENKDGAYAAILGFLPSGLKGLSIAALTAAIVASLAGKANSISTIFTLDIYQKYMNRTASQKQLVWTGRWVVIVAMLLAIGFTWNDLLGIGGAGGFTFIQKYTGYISPGVFAMFLLGMFWKRTTGAAAVAGIITGFTLCVFFNQFAPAVLGHENFLYTAYPNGSGGYEIPFLICMGLAFMFTMIVMVLISMAGPRVNPKAFVLDKAMFRISQATTVLIVITLLLISALYIRFW, encoded by the coding sequence ATGAAAAATGTACTTTCTGCCAACGATATACTTGTATTCGTTACCTATTTTATCGTCGTAGCCGTTTATGGCTACTGGGTCTACAGGAAAAAGAAGACAGCGAACCCCGATGCCAAGGATTTTTTCCTTGCAGAGGGTTCGCTGACCTGGTGGGCCATCGGCGCTTCGCTGATCGCTTCCAACATCTCCGCGGAGCAGTTTATCGGCATGAGCGGCGACGGCTTCTTCGTAGGCATCGCCGTTGCGGCGTACGAATGGATTGCCGCCATCGCGCTCATCATCATCGCGGTCTGGTTTATTCCCATTTACCTGAAGAACAAGATCTACACCATGCCGCAGTTCCTCAAGACGAGGTACAACGAAACGGTGGCGCTGATCATGGCGGTTTTCTGGCTGTTTTTATATGTGTTTGTGAATCTCACTTCCATCCTGTACCTGGGCGCGCTGGCCATCAACGGCCTGCTGGGAGGGGAGTACCTGCACATCGTCATGATCGCCTTGTCGGTATTTGCCATTGTGATCACGCTGGGCGGCATGAAGGTGATCGGCTATACCGACGTGATACAGGTAAGCGTGCTGATCATCGGCGGGTTGGCCACCACTTACATGGCGCTGACGTTGGTGAGCGAACATTTCGGGCTGGGAAGGAATGCGCTGGCGGGTTTTACGGCGCTGATGAAAGATGCGCCGGACCATTTTCATATGATCCTGGACAAACCGGATGCTACGTCTTCCCAGGAGTACATCAACAAATACCTCGTATTGCCGGGCGTGCTGATGTATGCAGCAGGGCAGTGGATCGTAAACCTGAACTATTGGGGCTGTAACCAGTATATCACGCAACGCGCGCTGGGCGCTAATCTGCAGACGGCGCGCAACGGTATCCTGTTTGCCGGGCTGCTGAAAATCATGATGCCCATTATTGTGATGCTGCCGGGCATTGCGGCCTATGTACTGCATAAAAACGGGCAGTTGCCCGGACTGGAGAATAAAGACGGCGCCTATGCAGCTATATTGGGCTTTTTGCCGTCCGGCCTGAAAGGGCTTTCCATCGCGGCGCTGACGGCCGCGATTGTAGCGTCGTTGGCAGGAAAGGCCAACAGTATCTCCACGATCTTTACGTTGGATATCTACCAGAAATATATGAACAGGACGGCTTCCCAGAAGCAGCTGGTATGGACGGGCAGATGGGTGGTGATCGTGGCTATGCTGCTGGCGATCGGTTTTACCTGGAACGACCTGCTGGGTATCGGTGGGGCAGGAGGCTTTACCTTTATCCAGAAGTATACCGGGTATATCAGTCCGGGTGTTTTTGCCATGTTCCTCTTGGGCATGTTCTGGAAACGTACTACCGGTGCGGCCGCCGTGGCGGGTATTATCACCGGTTTCACCCTGTGCGTGTTCTTCAATCAGTTCGCGCCGGCGGTATTGGGGCATGAGAATTTCCTGTATACGGCTTATCCCAATGGCAGCGGCGGATATGAGATCCCCTTCCTGATCTGTATGGGACTGGCGTTTATGTTTACCATGATCGTGATGGTGCTCATCAGTATGGCCGGGCCACGGGTCAATCCGAAGGCTTTTGTGCTGGATAAGGCGATGTTCAGGATATCACAGGCTACGACCGTGTTGATTGTTATCACGCTGTTGCTGATTTCCGCCCTGTATATCCGTTTTTGGTAG
- a CDS encoding NUDIX hydrolase yields the protein MKRYAQQTRLLVAVDCIIFGFDGQEIKLLLIQRGFEPCKGKWSLVGGFVQEEESAEDAATRVLKNLTGLDGIYMEQLHTFSSPDRDSVERTISVAYTALIDIKRYKQLHEDFHAVWFPINHHPELIFDHNAMVNQAKERLRYKAALHPLLLELLPPKFTLPQLQQLYESVYNTSFDKGNFSRKILSTGLLVRLADKDKLSSRKGAFYYKVDKKKYSVNLHAFLNFVPEALMKKSAAAGNR from the coding sequence ATGAAGAGATATGCACAGCAAACAAGGTTGTTAGTCGCTGTTGACTGCATCATTTTTGGTTTCGACGGACAGGAAATAAAATTGCTGCTGATCCAGCGCGGTTTCGAACCGTGCAAAGGGAAGTGGAGCCTGGTAGGCGGCTTTGTGCAGGAAGAAGAAAGTGCGGAAGATGCAGCTACCCGCGTGCTGAAAAACCTTACCGGGCTGGATGGCATCTATATGGAGCAATTACATACTTTCAGCTCGCCCGACAGGGACAGCGTGGAAAGGACCATCTCCGTGGCGTATACGGCCCTGATTGATATCAAACGATATAAGCAGCTGCACGAAGATTTTCATGCCGTGTGGTTCCCGATCAATCATCACCCGGAGCTGATATTCGATCACAACGCGATGGTGAACCAGGCCAAGGAGCGGCTGCGCTATAAGGCTGCGCTGCACCCTTTGTTACTGGAACTGCTGCCTCCCAAGTTTACGCTGCCCCAACTGCAACAGCTATACGAATCTGTTTATAATACCTCTTTCGATAAAGGCAATTTCAGCAGGAAGATCCTGTCTACCGGCCTGTTGGTGAGACTGGCGGACAAAGACAAGCTCAGTTCCCGTAAAGGCGCATTTTATTATAAGGTAGACAAGAAAAAGTATAGTGTCAATCTGCACGCTTTCCTGAATTTCGTGCCGGAGGCACTGATGAAAAAATCAGCCGCTGCCGGTAACCGGTAA
- the araD gene encoding L-ribulose-5-phosphate 4-epimerase AraD — translation MGTQKYQAIREAAYEANMQLPALGLVIFTFGNVSAADRDAGVFAIKPSGVPYTELSPDKMVIVDFDGKVVAGDLRPSSDTLTHAVLYKHWAHIGGIVHTHSTYATAWAQSLRDIPIYGTTHADHNTLDIPCAPPMPDELIAGNYEYQTGFQIMNALAERNLTYEDMEMVLVGNHAPFTWGSTPAKAVYNSAVLESIAQMAYLTESINLRASRLKDSLIKKHYERKHGPDSYYGQ, via the coding sequence ATGGGTACGCAGAAATACCAGGCCATCCGCGAGGCGGCCTATGAAGCCAATATGCAGCTGCCCGCACTGGGCCTCGTTATATTTACCTTTGGCAATGTGAGCGCGGCAGACAGGGACGCCGGCGTGTTTGCCATCAAACCCAGCGGTGTGCCCTATACGGAGCTGTCGCCCGATAAGATGGTCATCGTGGACTTCGACGGGAAAGTGGTGGCTGGGGATTTACGCCCCTCGTCCGACACGCTGACCCATGCCGTATTATATAAACACTGGGCGCACATCGGCGGTATTGTGCATACACATTCTACCTACGCTACCGCCTGGGCGCAGAGCCTGCGGGATATTCCCATTTACGGGACTACCCATGCAGACCATAACACCCTCGATATCCCCTGCGCTCCGCCCATGCCGGATGAACTGATAGCCGGAAATTATGAATACCAGACCGGCTTTCAGATCATGAACGCTTTAGCCGAAAGGAACCTGACCTATGAAGACATGGAGATGGTCCTTGTAGGCAATCATGCGCCTTTTACCTGGGGCAGCACCCCGGCGAAGGCCGTATACAACAGCGCGGTACTGGAGTCCATCGCCCAGATGGCCTACCTCACGGAGTCCATCAACTTACGCGCGTCGAGACTAAAAGATTCCCTGATAAAAAAACACTACGAACGCAAACATGGCCCTGATTCGTATTACGGCCAATAA
- a CDS encoding alpha-N-arabinofuranosidase has protein sequence MKNKFRSVCMGVSLLLTASPALQAQNKVTFHTDAPTQTINRNIYGHFAEHLGNCIYGGFYVGDTSRIPNIKGVRKDIIAALKALKIPNLRWPGGCFADTYHWKDGIGPKEKRPAIVNTWWGGVTENNSFGTHDFLDMCEELGTEPYLAGNVGSGTVQELADWVQYVNFSGKSPMSDLRQQNGRQQPWKVQYWGVGNEAWGCGGNMRPEYYADIYRKYATFMSGHLFKIASGANSSDYNWTEVLMKNIPLHMVDGLALHHYSVIEWNKKGPAIDFSEEQYFQTMRSACFMDTLVRRHSAIMDKYDPKKKVALVVDEWGGWYDVEAGTNPGFLFQQNTMRDAMIAGVTLNIFHNHSDRVRMANLAQTVNVLQAVVLTKGEQLILTPTYHVMEMYKVHQDATLIPIDVQSNKYTYKNEQLPAVSASASKDKSGVTHISLVNIDASKPQEVTVQTGAAYKSVAGRILSSAKLQDHNSFTQPDKLKPAAFKGAVLKNNMLTVKLPPFSVVVLELQ, from the coding sequence ATGAAAAATAAGTTCCGTTCTGTTTGTATGGGCGTATCGTTGCTGCTGACGGCTTCACCGGCATTGCAGGCACAAAATAAGGTCACGTTCCATACAGATGCGCCAACACAAACGATCAACCGAAATATTTACGGTCATTTTGCCGAACACCTGGGTAATTGTATTTACGGCGGCTTCTATGTGGGAGACACGTCCCGTATTCCCAATATTAAGGGTGTAAGGAAAGACATTATCGCTGCGTTAAAAGCGCTGAAAATTCCGAACCTGCGTTGGCCGGGCGGTTGTTTCGCTGATACATATCACTGGAAAGACGGCATCGGCCCGAAGGAAAAACGGCCTGCGATCGTTAACACCTGGTGGGGCGGCGTTACGGAAAACAACAGTTTCGGCACGCACGATTTCCTGGACATGTGCGAGGAGCTGGGCACAGAGCCTTACCTGGCGGGCAACGTCGGCAGTGGTACCGTACAGGAGCTGGCCGACTGGGTACAGTATGTCAACTTCTCCGGTAAAAGCCCGATGTCCGACCTGCGTCAGCAGAACGGTCGGCAACAGCCGTGGAAAGTGCAGTACTGGGGCGTTGGCAACGAAGCCTGGGGCTGCGGCGGCAATATGCGTCCGGAATATTATGCCGATATCTACAGGAAGTACGCCACCTTCATGAGCGGCCACCTGTTTAAAATAGCTTCCGGCGCCAATTCATCCGACTATAACTGGACGGAAGTACTGATGAAAAACATACCGCTGCACATGGTGGATGGCCTGGCTTTGCATCATTACTCGGTCATCGAATGGAATAAAAAAGGACCGGCAATAGATTTTTCAGAGGAACAGTATTTCCAGACCATGCGCAGCGCTTGTTTCATGGATACGCTGGTACGCCGCCACTCCGCTATCATGGACAAATACGACCCGAAGAAAAAGGTGGCGCTGGTGGTAGACGAATGGGGTGGCTGGTATGACGTGGAAGCAGGCACGAACCCCGGTTTCCTCTTCCAGCAAAACACCATGCGCGATGCCATGATCGCCGGCGTGACCTTAAATATCTTCCATAACCATTCCGACAGGGTACGGATGGCCAACCTGGCGCAGACTGTCAACGTGCTGCAGGCAGTAGTGCTGACGAAAGGAGAGCAGCTGATACTGACGCCTACCTACCATGTCATGGAAATGTACAAGGTGCATCAGGATGCAACGCTCATCCCCATTGATGTACAAAGCAACAAGTATACTTACAAAAATGAGCAGCTGCCTGCGGTATCGGCTTCCGCTTCCAAAGATAAATCGGGCGTAACCCATATCTCCCTGGTTAATATCGATGCTTCCAAACCACAGGAAGTAACCGTGCAGACAGGGGCCGCCTATAAGTCTGTCGCAGGCCGCATACTCTCCTCTGCCAAACTGCAGGACCATAACAGCTTCACGCAGCCGGACAAGCTCAAACCCGCAGCTTTCAAAGGCGCCGTGCTGAAAAACAATATGCTGACCGTCAAGCTGCCGCCTTTTTCTGTGGTGGTACTGGAACTGCAATAA
- a CDS encoding ribulokinase — MSESFVIGVDFGTDSVRSIIVDTRNGQEVAAAVFHYPRWKDGLYCNAARSQFRQHPLDYIEGLETTIRQCLQQAGSAVARHIKAISVDTTGSTPVAVDETGMPLAMQPAFKDNPNAMFVLWKDHTSIREAAEINAVAAAFPGNYLRFVGGVYSSEWFWAKWLHIWRVDEDVRNATYTWVEHCDWIPFLLTGGTRASQLKRGICSAGHKALYAEAFGGLPPDSFFAAIDPLLQNVSRRLFTTTYTSGEAAGHLSAAWAERLGLSTSVVIGIGGFDAHMGAVGGQIAPYHLSKVMGTSTCDMLVAPLDEVKDTLVKGICGQVPGSVIPGMMGMEAGQSAFGDAYAWFSNLLSWPLRHLFPHDSALLQEANSRMIMELSQQAAAITPDEHSEWGIDWLNGRRTPDADQSLKGTLTGLNLASDAPRVFRAVAEATCFGAKAIVDRFEREGVPVKGLIGIGGVAKKSPFIMQMMADVMGMPIRIHRSEQTCALGAAMFAATAAGIFPKVEAAMETMGQGFETTYSPDIQRTGIYENRYRKYKALGAFTANMNID; from the coding sequence ATGAGCGAATCCTTTGTAATAGGTGTTGACTTTGGAACTGATTCCGTGCGGTCCATAATCGTAGATACCCGCAATGGCCAGGAGGTGGCGGCTGCGGTGTTTCACTATCCAAGGTGGAAGGATGGGTTATACTGCAACGCCGCCCGTAGCCAGTTCCGGCAACATCCGCTGGATTATATAGAAGGACTGGAAACCACTATCCGGCAATGCCTGCAGCAGGCCGGCAGCGCGGTGGCCCGGCATATAAAAGCCATCTCGGTGGATACGACCGGCAGCACGCCGGTGGCGGTAGATGAAACCGGTATGCCGCTGGCGATGCAGCCTGCCTTTAAAGACAATCCCAACGCCATGTTCGTGTTGTGGAAAGATCATACCTCCATCCGCGAAGCGGCGGAGATCAATGCCGTGGCTGCGGCCTTCCCGGGCAACTACCTGCGATTCGTGGGCGGCGTTTATTCGTCGGAGTGGTTCTGGGCCAAATGGCTGCACATATGGCGTGTAGACGAAGACGTTAGAAACGCTACTTATACCTGGGTGGAGCATTGCGACTGGATACCTTTCCTGCTGACAGGCGGCACACGCGCCAGTCAACTGAAACGCGGCATCTGCTCCGCCGGCCATAAGGCGCTGTATGCCGAAGCCTTTGGCGGCCTTCCGCCCGACAGCTTCTTTGCGGCCATCGATCCGCTGTTGCAGAACGTGAGCCGGCGGCTGTTCACTACAACCTATACGTCCGGCGAGGCGGCAGGGCATCTTTCTGCTGCATGGGCCGAACGCCTCGGGCTGAGCACTTCAGTGGTGATCGGCATCGGTGGATTTGATGCGCATATGGGCGCTGTAGGCGGACAGATAGCGCCTTATCATCTCAGCAAGGTAATGGGCACCTCCACCTGCGATATGCTGGTGGCGCCGCTGGATGAAGTGAAAGATACGCTGGTGAAAGGTATCTGCGGACAGGTGCCTGGCTCCGTGATCCCCGGTATGATGGGGATGGAAGCCGGGCAATCGGCCTTCGGGGATGCCTATGCCTGGTTCAGCAATTTATTGTCATGGCCGCTGCGGCATCTTTTCCCGCATGACAGCGCGCTGTTACAGGAGGCCAACAGCAGGATGATCATGGAGCTGTCTCAACAGGCTGCGGCCATCACACCAGATGAACACAGCGAATGGGGTATTGATTGGTTAAACGGTCGCCGCACGCCCGATGCCGACCAGTCGCTGAAAGGTACGCTCACCGGCCTGAACCTCGCTTCTGATGCACCGAGGGTATTCAGGGCCGTGGCGGAAGCCACCTGCTTTGGCGCCAAAGCCATCGTGGACCGCTTTGAGCGCGAAGGGGTACCGGTAAAAGGACTGATAGGTATCGGCGGGGTGGCCAAAAAATCACCCTTTATCATGCAGATGATGGCCGATGTAATGGGCATGCCTATACGCATTCACCGTTCCGAACAGACCTGCGCCCTGGGCGCGGCCATGTTCGCCGCTACGGCCGCCGGTATCTTCCCTAAAGTGGAAGCCGCCATGGAAACAATGGGACAAGGCTTTGAAACGACTTATTCGCCCGATATACAACGGACAGGCATATATGAAAACAGGTACCGTAAATACAAAGCGCTGGGCGCTTTCACCGCTAACATGAATATCGATTAA